The Lytechinus pictus isolate F3 Inbred chromosome 5, Lp3.0, whole genome shotgun sequence DNA segment TCGTAATTGTGCACTGTAATTCAGATAATCTAGttaaaacatgtgaaattaacTTCAAGTCTCAAATCAATCGTCTTGCACACTGTGCCTTGCAtgcaaaacaacaaaatactCCGATATATGCGTATCATGAACGcacatgcatatttatgagcgCCGCGAAAATGACCAATCTCATTCACAAATGATGCGCACTTACGCTTCGTCACCATGCCGCGAGAAGCGTTTATGCGCGATGTAAAATCTCCGCCCCGAATTGGCAATCCCCGAATGCGCATGCGCGGTGGTGATTGATACTCGATGGTCGACAATTCGTTCGGAATGGATAATACTTAGaaatcatttctttaaaaaatcataacttgagTTATTCTTCATCATATGTCTTAATCAATGCATCATCGTAATGGGTGACACATTTTCTTTATGTTGAGGTAAGTTTCAACAGATTTGgatgaagatttgaattatcagtggcgtacctatcTTAGATtctgaacttttttttaaacttattattttatattaatttaaattaatgttacttaaaatttaaaaagttcaaatttcAAGCAGAATTCAGTCTTTCAGAACAGAATTcattcacacaaaaaaaacaaaaaaaaaaagttccattcatcatgttcatttgtGCTCTGTTTTCATTATGAGCTTTTGGGATCCTTTTTCATTCACCAGATTGCACAGAAACTTcaattttgagcatatttttgtggGGCCCTCTAATttggtgtaaaaaaaatcatgaaatggaaaaacaaactatctttttaatttagaaaaatTAATTAGAAGAAATCAATTTACTACAGTATAGAGCCAAGTCATACATGACTAATAGTAAAATACTaactactaatactaacctcgcaatatgtGTGAGTGACATGAATGGGGCCTAGACTCTCTAGAGTCTAACTGTattataaactttaaaaaaaaaaaaaatcaagttaatcTGGACGTTCAATTGCCATAATGATCAATATAATGatcaatataattattgtaGGCATTAACAGAAAGACAAGACAATAATTTTTCCCCAAGGGCAAGGCCAAGAAGGCAAGAACAAGAAGTCAAGAGAAAATAAGTCAAACATTATCAACCTCACTTCACCACACAGCCGGGGGTTAGATTACTAACATTAACTGAGCCTACTGACACTGAGGACAATTCAAGGTTATATCAAAACTTTGTACATTATATAATTGATTCATGTTTGCCatggtgaataaaaaatgagaaaattcaTCAGAATGATTGGgcactacatgtagatcttgaTCATTGTTGTAGTTCGTAATGGGTCGTTTCCACACCCAAATGATctcctacatgtaggtatacTCTCAGTGTGTCTGTCACAAGGTTGATGAGCTTGATAGATCTTGATCTAAACTGTTACAAGTTGGACAGAtcagttgaaaaaaataaattaggcTTGCCGCTTGTAATACTTAGTCTTTGCAAGGTCTTATTTTTGTGCTAAGGTAAATAAAACTAAGGTGGAATATTGTAGAAGTTCTGTTGTAgagaccttttttttctgcCCAAAAATGAGGATTGTCTTAGAAAACAAGGATTTCCTTGTAAACCAAGACAAATTATACCTTGATAAATTGATATTATctatatcacttttttttactttccacTGCTAATGGCAATTACGATAAATCAGAGTGCTAATTCTGAAACTTAGAGTAAAAATAAATTCTGTAATCTCATCTCCTCCTAGTTCACtgtctatttttcatgattcgCTGTCTTCCTACAGTTTTGTATTGAAAATCTGATATGTTTATGCTGTCTAGTGCATTCGTTTAGGGTCAGCACTTAAACAGTTGTATGAACTTTCCTAGAATTCTTGTGTGGAGATATcattataaatgaaaacaatcCTAGTACTCCAGGGCAATCTTCATTTTCAGACCAGCGCCTATTCTGACATGGTGGAAGGCAGATATCAGTTTAGATTCTGACTTGTTGCAGATTATTTTGAATCAAGTTGTTCATAaattactttttaattaaaggggaatccaacccaaataaaaacttgtttttataaggaaaagaaaaattagacaagttgataggtgaaagtttgaacaatattggacaaacaacaagaaatgtatgaatttttataagttgtaaatattggtaatcactatacccatggagacttcaaattggccgcatatgagatgtcatagtgatgtaaggcaaggactactcttccatgtactccaatacatattatggctgaaatgtcaattttcccaaaagttttattttaaattatatttttctttcatgaggacataaaacaatatacttaGATTACTGCCCGAGGGAAATGGGTgctttaggagaaaaccacaaatccctgataataaagtacatggcctatgggaaagttgtccttgccccttatcataatttacttacccagttgccaatttgaaatctacgtagtgttagtgatctcaattttaaagcagctatacatttcttattgcttgtccgatttctttcaaactttcaccattctgtttaatttatttttctccttcccaatgcaacattttatgaccaaggctggattcccctttaaaaaaatgacatcaaGGTTTTTGTTTGATTACTTCCCATACAGGCACTAAAATTGAAGATGCCTCCCAAAGCAGGTGGAAGTGGTTATGGGGAAGAATATGATGCCAAATTGGTGAGTAAAATAGTGTTCTTTTTAAATTCTTAATCTTCATTAACCAAAAAGATGTAGGACTAAATGTTACAtgtaattaatttgaaattatccCAAGCAAGCCATGATTTTATAAGAAATCTTTCTATTAAATATTCAAAGATGTTATCAATTAATGATCTGCTCtggaaaaaaacagaaagaaaatgaaatatcacattttcaagAGTTTTAAAAATGATAAGATAAAGactgaatattgatttttttttaaaacaatttgttCCTTGTTGTGAACTCATTTCCACATTGTTCTACCAATTTTTCACTTTGAATTATTTATATGTAGGTAGTGAAATGTACATTTTAATTCGCTATTTGGAAATGACTTGGTAATGTGTGTACCACATAGTTTACTGATTACCCTTTTTAAATGCTCTCTTATGCATTTGCACATTATAAGCATGATATGATCTTTCCAGGTCTAGGCTAGCCCAAGATGACCCACTGACCGAGttctttgttcatttcaaccCTTACAGGAAAAGGACAGATCGTCTCGATTTGACTTCTTGCTGCAGCAGACAGAGATCTTTACTCATTTCATGAGCACAAGCTCCATGAAGTCGCCAACCAGTCCACTCAAACTTAAACCAGGCAGACCCAAGATGAAGAAAGATGAGAAACAAAAACTCTCTGCAGTTGGAGAGTGAGTGCTTGAagcaatgaaaatatatattaggATCAAGTCCATGATAATCTCCACAACCATGAAACACTGATTTCAGTGAATTGAGTAGAATCCAACTTCCCAgtaaatttttataaaaattgggCTATATctcttgaaaataaatttgaatacaaTATGCTGTAACCTTGGAGCTTatacaatctttttttttcaactctagataaaaaaaagaaatgtgaacGGTTAATGGGGATTTAATAGATGCATAGGGGAGGAGAAAGGTGTTTTTTTCCatctaataaaacaatttttaagaaatggaACATTTTTTGATGTGGTCATTTGAAATGCATTGAAATGTGTGACTCAGCCCTATTACAAATTGTTATAACATTGGTTTTGGTATAATcactaaaataataaaatatatatacatatgaaatgATCATGACCATTAAGAGCAATTAAAGACGCATATGATATGTTAGGGAAACCCTTTCCAGCTTTATTtccaacttttttggctaaattttgtattttcccctctaaaaaaagtactttttgtttctaAAGTTggaaacaatgtggtggggttaggggttatgtaatgggtcatcaatacatgacaccaaaataatgtctgactcattcattatcggcctgggggtggtggctcaacttgcccctatgctcaacttaccccgccttcccctacatttAAAAGTCACTTCTAATATATCACTCccactcattttttttcccacTTCTCTTCATATATTAATTTTTGTAGTTTATGTATATAACTCATTGAAACCATTTTTCTCTTCTGTgtatatgaaatttgttttatgtGAACAACCTGAATCTTGAAAACAAACTGAATCTGTGTATTCTTGCATCATGGACAGAAAAATCTGAATCTAAATAACGTTTCACTGTCTCTTTTCTCCGATCAGTCATCGGCACAGAAAGACAGAGCAGGAGGAAGACGAGGAGCTACTGACGGAGTCCCGCAAGGCTACATCCGTCATCACACAGTTTGAGAAGTCACCGACGTACATCAAGGCTGGTGAGATGAGGGATTACCAGGTCCGAGGTCTCAACTGGCTCATCTCGCTCTACGAGCACGGCATCAATGGTATTCTAGCCGATGAAATGGTAGGCAGATCCATATATATCGGGAGCcagggttacaccaaaaccgaattctcccgaataaattcAGATCGATTCTGATGGATTAGGAACCTATTCGTCTCTGATTCGTCTCCCCGAATACAAGACGAATAGGTACGGAATATGTCCCGAATTAGAGCAGAATCGCCAAGAATTGACTGCCCAGAATACcctgaatcccccccccccccagaatccAACCGAATACGGTCAGAATGTGGCCCGAATGAAATTTGTCGTGGCCACACTCAGGAGTATTTTGGAGGGTATTCATctggttttgaacatttcaaaacaaGATGATTCTCTCCATGAATGTTCTTGAATCCCCAAATTTTCTTGCATTCGCGGAGGGAGAAAATACTCCTGAATATGTGTATTCGGATGGATTTGCAGCTGATCCGGTTCCGGCGTAACCCAGGCTTGACCCCCTACTcctcctggggggggggggggatatatgtTTCTTACCGggatgatatcaaaatggcaatttctttgtcatttcaagGGTGAAATGCCCTTTTAACCTGATGCATTTATTTTCCTCTGCCCCTGCACAATCATTTGCCCTGTATTATGGAATAAGCTGAGGGTATTGAGAGTTGTAATGGTTCTTGCTAATTTCTTTCGAATTATACAACTGATATTGAATACAAGCATTTGATGTAACATATTCCATTCAAGtcaattcaaaattcaatttaaatttatttccacatttgaaaatatacatatatatacaaatcattGACATTAAAAGATGTTTCACATACATTTCATAAGCACAACTGCTTGTATAAATTGGCCCcatactgataaaaaaaaatcatattaatacatgtaaaatgaataacaatattatcataatcataacacAATTACGAATAAGTCAAAGGAAGAGCGGGGGGGAACCAATCATTACAATGAAAGGAAAGCCATGTTGaccccttttttttataataatggtaatggatatttagaggcgcTAACAACAAAAAGTACCATGGCGCGTACAATATATGAATAGTAATCTAACTTTTCCAATAATAACCACAATCGGTCATTCtagataaaaagggaaattactTATTGAGGAAAAAGGTGTGTCTTAAGGGAAGATTTGAAGCCAGGAATACTGGAAGCATTTCTTATTGGAAGAGGAATGGCATTCCAAGTCTTGGCAGATGCTACAGCAAAACGTTTTTTTGGCAGAGGAGAGTTTCGACACGGGAATGCAAAGTCTGCATGTGACAGTGTCTTAACGAAGATGACGAGAGGGTGTGTATACTTTAATGGTATTATTAAGATAAGATGTTAAGGTGCCAATTGATTAAgaattttgtatacatatacatgtaagcagaCTTAAAACTAAATATGTTGGAATAGAGGTAACCAGTGGAGTTCCTTAAGTAGGGGTGTAGTATGAGTTCGGGATCCAAAGCCAAAAATTAATTTATCGAGCGGCACGATTCTGAATAACCTTGAGTTTTCTTTTATCCCTAGCTGAAAGGATCTCTAGTTGTGAAATAGATTTAAAAGAAGCATGGTTCTAATATTAAGTTGTCTCTTTTTACTTTGCAGGGTCTTGGCAAGACACTACAAACCATCTCGTTGCTAGGTTACATGAAGCATTACAGACACATCCCTAGCCCCCATCTTATCATCTGCCCCAAGTCTACGTTAGCAAACTGGATGGCCGAGTGTGAAAGATGGTGTCCTTCACTCAGGGCTGTCTGCCTTATTGGTAACCAAGATCAGAGGGTGAGTTTACATGTGCTGGAGAAATATGTTTATCTTTGCTGGCAGTCTGTACAGTCTACGCTGTGTTCATGGTTAGCAGAATGCACTATAATGTATATTTGCCATATCACTTGGCTGATAAAACCTTATAtccccaattaaaaaaaataatagtttaacttagtttttactttttctcatttccaacaaacTCATACATATATCAGTAAATTTAACAATTAAAGTAAAACAATGCATGCAATATAAAATTTCAATTATGAATTATAAATTTGAAACCAAAAATAGTACTCATTGCAATAccccaaaaaatatattgaaaaattagTAATGTTTCGCTGGAAGTGGAGAGGTCCACTGAGAAGCTGGGCTTGTATATTGTGGACACCTCGGATAATAATAGTTACAGATAATAAAGTATAAGCTCAGACAAAGCATTATTTCAGATTTGTGACATAAGTAGAAACCTCCTTTAGCATAGAAAGGGTTCTCTACAGGAATAAAGAGACTGTTATATactggtgtgttggctcagttggtagagcgtccgtctcacaacccgggaggtcgggagttcaaatcACGGCcgtgtcagaccaaaagacccacgatcaattggggaaaacaaattttcagagtatttcacTTCTGATGCCTATTtggaacaataaaatatggatttttttcttttatttgtcaCCATATCATAATTCTAAGATACAGCTTTTGCCGAGTTGCCATCAAATATGTTTTAATTATGAGATACgagataataataaacaagtgaAGTTTAAGAGCTGAATGAGACTATTTCTTGAAATCTTTTTTCCCCCAGTCTGCCTTTATTCGAGATGTGATGATGCCTGGTGAATGGGATGTCTGTATAACATCTTACGAGATGGCCATCAGAGAGAAGTCAGTGTTCAAGAAGTTCAACTGGCGCTACCTCGTCATCGATGAAGCTCACAGGATAAAGAACGAGAAATCAAAGGTATGTCAGGGTTCCCAGTCCATCGGGGAAATCAGGgtaaataattttacttttttccagtcagggaaaaaacagggaactttattttttttaatacttcaaatcaggaaaaaaatgcctcaaatgaggaaaaaatcagggaatttttattTGCCCTaaagtcgaaagcacgatagtcagtcagactctgtaatattttgttgcataccAAAACAACATCCATGGAAAGACTGTTTATGGTGCGTGTGTAATAGTACTGATTAGTTttgcattattgtttttatgctGAAAATGCATGTAAATCACTGCAACaactttgaaaatatgcaaaactgggaatgggtttaataattatcagggaatttttaaacttcagggaaaatcagggaatttgttttcttgaaaagctggaaACCCTGTATGTATGATCCATTGTCTGCTAGACTAGGGTGGTCCTTGTACAATGTGTATGTGAGTCAGGAGGGGGAAAGTTCAGTCAGTAGAGATGGGGTTTCGGATTCCAGTGATctgggtcccataacacaaaggttagcgattaatcgctaaatggaATGGCCTATCAGGATCgccgttgcatgcgcatttcgctcagtagactgactaagaaccaatcagaattgttctttcaaattagcgattaatcgctattctttgtgttacggagccctggatTCTGTTCCCACTTGGTgcactagtgccctttggttTCGCATCTTATCCTCATTACAGGTTCCTAAGCCGTCAGTCCTCTGGTTTCATGCTTTCTAAAGTAATCAGGCAAACATCATGACCACCACCTCCATTAATAATTCCCATTAGTGAATGGGTTACGAGTACAACACAGGGCTTTGCTTGTTCTTGTGATCATGTCTGTAATATAGGAGTGGCAATAATTTGATTAGTTATTTAGTAACTACATGTAGAAGAGAATCCATctagtttgttttgtttttgtactTGCCATGTTATTTACAAGTAGGTTACGGTTATGTTTTGTGGCACTAGCGGAGATAAaggccgtattctgaagtcaggtttaatttagaccacagtctaactctgtgcttaaATCATGGTGATCCAAAACGAAAAGTGTTAAAacttttattaagttgtatgtttcttatgtttactgtgctctttttttattcatcgaTGGTAAAGAAGATcatttatttatacttcctacacaattatgaatgatttgagaacCGAATGAGCTGAAATGTTATATCTCTACTGTTTGTGATTTATGTAGCAATTGGCTGtctatacttaaaccacaacttaacctaagtttaagttaaaccagacttcagaatatgggctaAAGTGTATAGACAATCAGTGAAGTTGAAATATGACAAATGTTGAATGATGTTTGCATAACTAATGTGAAGGAGTAGGTCTTTAATTATATTGTAGAGCTCTAGTAGGCATATTAATAGTTAATCCTAATTTGTTCAGATTGATCTTTAGCAATAAATTGTTTGGCAAATTCCACTATTGATGGACTTCtaattcaacaatttttttaataattatcttGCTATTACCAGCTGAATCTAGCTTAAGCTTGAGTGCATGAAATTTCTGACCTTCTTTCTCTCAGCTCTCAGAGATTGTCCGTGAGTTCAAGACCACCAACCGTCTCCTGCTGACCGGCACGCCCCTTCAGAACAATCTCCATGAACTGTGGGCCCTCCTCAACTTCCTCCTCCCCGATGTCTTCAATTCTTCAGAGGACTTCGATGCCTGGTTCAGCACCCAGGATTGTCTCGGCGATGACGGTCTTGTCCAGAGATTGCATGCTGTGAGTTTTATATCTCATACGGGATACTAGAGATAAATGAAtgtgcagtaaacactgatctCATGAAAGTTTGTAAAACCAATGTTAATTGTCACTACATCATATAGATCTCAATCTAATACATTAACATTAATAAACTGAACtgtgtaaaatcatgaaatctaagctgaaaactGATCACATTGAAGATCActaacacagataagcacacgtgggacagtgtattgtAAATTGAATGGAAAAAGTCCCGACAATTTCAtgctttttttctaatttctcagcaattacacaatttcttccagaatcctttgccacttattctttatttatacaGACATACACTTGGGTGGTCCTttgattggattctgtacgaactcattttgaaatcgttaccacaactgacATTTTGATCATTTGATGagcttttctttttcaaattggcaacacttTTAGGGATAATGATCACCCTGGTATCTGCCAGTTATACAATGCTTCATTTATTGTCATCATAGGTGCTACGTCCCTTCTTGCTTCGACGTTTGAAATCTGATGTAGAGAAGGCTCTACTGCCTAAGAAAGAAACCAAGATGTATGTGGGTCTCAGCAAAATGCAAAGAGAATGGTAAGTTGATAACCAATAGAtgatgatttattcattcatgctTGAAGTACATTGTACTTAATGTTATGTATTTCATAAAGTAATCGTATTCTAAACATCCTTTCACAAAACTACATAGATACGGAAACATTAAAAGAAACATAGAAACATTTTTTGGTCTGTAAGTCtcttaatattttaatgccttttgcattcacataatttttttgtcaaaagaataGGATCTTGAATTCAACAAACAAATTATTAGTTAATTGTATATTAAATTTTATGTTCTCTTAGTGAGTAAATTGCACATTTTCCATTATTTCAGAATGGTTAATTAAGTATATTAATAAACCTGAGATACACTTGAAAGACATCTCTGTCAGGAACAGAGTTATACATTTGGAGAATTACAAGAAAATGGCAATTTCAAcctgtgtattaaaaaatatctgtaTTATTGAATAGAAAATTGGTGAAAGTTCCTATTTCTGGAAACTTCTTAGCGATTTGTTTGTATTTCTTGGCTGTCGGGATTGGCAGGTATGCATTTGGCATTTCATAGGCACTCTAACTAAAAATATCCTATCATCATGGTGTTTATAGGTACACAAAGATCCTCATGAAAGACATTGACGTCGTCAACGGAGCTGGAAAATCCGACAAGATGCGACTGATGAACATCCTCATGCACCTGAGGAAGTGTTCCAACCACCCTTATCTGTTTGATGGGGCTGAGCCTGGCCCACCTTACACCACGGACAAACATCTGGTGGACAACTCCGGAAAGATGGTGGTCCTTGATAAGCTCTTGCCCAAGCTCAAAGAGCAAGGTAAGTGCAATCAGTATCGAAGCAAAAACCTCACTTTTTTTCTGATACTATACAATCAAAGATGAAGAGAAATTTATTGCTACTGATAACAAGTCTATATAAGAGGGCCCTTAAGCATGAAATGTACAGAAACTCAATATCTTTGTTTTCAACCTCATATAACCtttattttccatttgaaaATACCTAATTGTAAAACAAAAGCAATACTTGGAGACTACATAATACAGCTATGCAGCTCCTTAACTGTGGAACCAACTTCCCCTTAATATTAAAATACCCCAGtctgatttttaaatcattactGAAGAACCATCTTTGTAGGGAAGTTTTTACATGAGTTGTATATGAGTTTGTATTGTAAGCAATAGGAGTATCAAAGCGAAGCAGAGTATATTTATATAGTGGCTGCGCTATTCAAAATcatcttattattattctttgtcGGAAGGGTCGCGTGTCTTGATCTTTAGTCAAATGACCCGTCTACTGGACATCCTTGAGGATTACTGTGTATGGAGGGGTCATGCCTACTGCAGGTTGGATGGTCAAACTCCACATTCGGAGAGACAGGTAGGTagtgttatgctttttttttggggggggcggaATCATTAGTATTTGTAATCTTCAAGCCTCACCTTGGTATGAGGACAGGAGTAATGGGCTTGGCTTTGGCTGTTTGGCTTTGCAAACAACACTGTGTTTCAGGCTGCTATTCACCATTGGAAGATGATCTGAATCAAAACCTATCTTTCTCAAGCCAAGCGATTAGTCGCACATTTCCCGTGAAATTTCTTGTGTTGCATCAAACATAGTCAAATTCATACTGATGTCAATCACTCATTGAGTATTCATGTCTTGTTCACCCTCCCACATTAGCATTGATCACACATTCCATATTCACACTTGCAGGAGAGCATTAATGTATTCAACCTTCCAGACAGTGAGAAGTGTATGTTCTTGTTCCAATTATTTCACATGTTCGCATTACATCAAATCCAACCAAATTCATACCTTTTTCACATTTACAGGAAAGCATCAATGCATTCAACCTCCCAGACAGCGAGAAGTTTGTGTTCTTGTTGAGCACCAGGGCTGGGGGTCTCGGAATCAACCTCGCCACTGCCGACATCGTCGTCCTCTACGACAGCGACTGGAATCCTCAGGTCGATCTCCAAGCCATGGTGAGTTCATACTTCTTTCCATTAACACAAAGCATAGAGATTGATCATACATGATTTTTATAGGTGATCCTAGAGTGAGGCCAGTGTCATCGATCATAAAATTTGTTCTACAATTATTTCTAAGATTTGTGATAGATGGGAACTGAGACATTAAAAATGCTATATCAAGTGTATTTAAGCACCATTTCACCATATGCATGGCAGagtcaataatattttttcactGTGCTAGAAATCAGTTGAGGATTGCATGCTTTTATGTATGGCCTGTTGCAGTTTATTGAGAtctttccacattttttttctgtaggaTCGTGCTCATCGTATCGGTCAGAAGAAGCAGGTTCACGTTTTCCGCTTCATTACGGAGAATACTGTAGAAGAGCGTATCGTAGAGAGGGCGGAGATGAAACTTAGGCTGGATAACATCGTCATTCAGCAAGGTATGTGCAGTTGCCTGCAGAATGACTGTGTACACCATACATTATGCGTCCTTATATTTTTCAAGGTTTTGCCTCAAGACAGggaatttaaaataatatattttcataaatttactGTATTTGCATTCACTTTGTACTGCAATGTTAAAAAGTGCAAATTTTTGTGTTCAGTGAGTCATTTcatttgtgaaaataaaaaccaCTGGAAATATTTAGTGTATACAGTATGTAAGCCCCTTTATATAATGACCATGTATTTTGGCAAAATTTAAACTTTTAGTACTTTATGGGATTAACCACACATTTAAAATCAACCAAATGATACATCAAATTTAAGACAAGACAATAGCCTTTGATTTATTCAACAGAAATTCTAATTTGGTCAGGAGTAACTTGGGAGTACCGGTAAGGGTCGCGTAAAAGTGGTAGGAGTGATTGAGGGGGACCTTGCCCAACTGGACTAGATTGGAGTTAACTCACTCTGAGTTAGTTACTCAGAGTTAGTCTCTCTTCCTTCAACCAAGATACTCAAGAATTTTCTCGAGAGTATCTCGCTATTTCTCAAGAGTTTCTCGCCATGATAATGATTCAGAAAGAGTAAATTGTTACATCATTGTTTCTCTTAACTCTATCCCTTTCAGGACGTCTGGTGGACTCTAACCTGAAGATGAACAAGGATGAAGCCTTAGAGATGATCCGTCATGGAGCCAACTTCATTTTCTCATCCAAGGACAGCACTGTGACCGACGAGGACATCGACCACATCCTTCAGAAGACCGAACAGAAGGTTTGCTCTTTGTTCCTTATGACCTGTAGTATGAAGTCagttttaatttaaactctggtttaaagtttttatttatttattttattttgtttatgtagtaatttatttattcattcatttaatcattcattcatttatttaatttgtatttttaacagGGTTGCCCCATCAGTAGTCAAATACTGTTGTACTTGGGGGCCCTgtataacataaaacaaaaaaaaatacaagcatatatacaatacaaataaaaaatatgaatcctAAACATAAACGGATGGAAATTTCAGGTATACATCTAATAATGGAAAATTGTATATGATATTGAGAACAATAATTTAACCCAGAGCTACAAGTTGTAGTTATAGttaaactatggatagccaactgTGAAATAAATCTCCAGTCAGACATGTTTAATTTATCTGCTCATTTGTCACTTAAATAATTAATAACTATGTGTGAATAGTAGCCATGACggtttttgttatcatgaaagCATGATTAACCCTAAAtaaactgggctatttcgatgccGAAGAAGACTggaggggggggctgaatcagcccttatgatctcggccgtcgatcgtgCGATCCCAACAAAAATTGGCACgggcgttacccatggcattacatacataactataatatcaaattctgcgaaaaatctcatttctcattaattatgctaatttatttgtaaaatcataagtttgctcttattaacaaaataatgcccctaaaatgctaattttggtttcacatactctttatagg contains these protein-coding regions:
- the LOC129261145 gene encoding SWI/SNF-related matrix-associated actin-dependent regulator of chromatin subfamily A member 5-like isoform X2; its protein translation is MADLEEREDTPSPLGNPALKLKMPPKAGGSGYGEEYDAKLEKDRSSRFDFLLQQTEIFTHFMSTSSMKSPTSPLKLKPGRPKMKKDEKQKLSAVGDHRHRKTEQEEDEELLTESRKATSVITQFEKSPTYIKAGEMRDYQVRGLNWLISLYEHGINGILADEMGLGKTLQTISLLGYMKHYRHIPSPHLIICPKSTLANWMAECERWCPSLRAVCLIGNQDQRSAFIRDVMMPGEWDVCITSYEMAIREKSVFKKFNWRYLVIDEAHRIKNEKSKLSEIVREFKTTNRLLLTGTPLQNNLHELWALLNFLLPDVFNSSEDFDAWFSTQDCLGDDGLVQRLHAVLRPFLLRRLKSDVEKALLPKKETKMYVGLSKMQREWYTKILMKDIDVVNGAGKSDKMRLMNILMHLRKCSNHPYLFDGAEPGPPYTTDKHLVDNSGKMVVLDKLLPKLKEQGSRVLIFSQMTRLLDILEDYCVWRGHAYCRLDGQTPHSERQESINAFNLPDSEKFVFLLSTRAGGLGINLATADIVVLYDSDWNPQVDLQAMDRAHRIGQKKQVHVFRFITENTVEERIVERAEMKLRLDNIVIQQGRLVDSNLKMNKDEALEMIRHGANFIFSSKDSTVTDEDIDHILQKTEQKTSKFNEKLNQMGEGGLRNFSMDAPSKSIFSFEGEDYKEKQKQTGINWIEPPKRERKANYAVDAYFREALRVSEPKAPKAPRPPKQPNVQDFQFFPPRLFELLDKEIYAYRKGIGYRVPLNPDLPDASKVRKEEQRRIDDSSQLDEDEIQEKESLLTQGFTNWNKRDFNQFVKACEKFGRDDVESICRDVEGKTPDEVREYLNVFWDRCNELQDVDRIMAQIERGESKIQRKIGIKKALDAKMARYRAPFHQLRIQYGTNKGKNWTEDEDRFLVCMLHKLGFDKENVYDDLRSSVRQAPQFRFDWFIKSRTAMELQRRCNTLITLIERENQELEEKEKVDKKKGRGNNKGSGRVSMGTPKAEKRKADDDTDSRGRKKNKK